DNA from Salmo salar chromosome ssa24, Ssal_v3.1, whole genome shotgun sequence:
gattggagtgacaagtggactacacgtctcgaatgttcaggaagttaagcttacgttgcaaaaatgttattgactaagatgatacagtactgctggctggtggagtaggctagctagcagtggctgcgttgttgactttgaacgtgtagctggcaaggtaacctcggtagtttcagtactacaccttgtcatgatacaaagcaactttgtagctagctagctaacataacactaatcaagacgttccttgtagtgtatttagtttcaacaatgctgctgtcggtaatagttggctaggttaggaaaaatggcgtcgcgggggacggaaatagctggctagctaacctcgatggctggctagctaacaattatcaattaacaattatcaagctatgtaaagctatgctatcgtaaatacagagtcttgtgcattctaaataaccgcccatttggaaaaggaaaatgcaaggaatatttactctgagctgtgcttcaataggttggtcgtagatggaaGGGATCTTCCTGTCCTCTGAAGAATGTATGGTAGAACGGATGCGTTGTAGTAACGTCTTGTGTTTGGTAGAAGAGATACTTTGTCCTTCccttcctagcccacgtttacagctgctgcttctcactcaacggctaggaggtatcacttctttagtgaataagagttcaaagttcataccaagttgccatactttaagCTCACGCTGAAGTTGGTTTAGTTCTGTAGATTAGGCCTTTTAACGTATGCACCGTCGTCCTCACGTCCTCGGGAACACAAATGTTAATTTTTCttaaagggcttatatagtggtggagagaagggcgtgtttcatagtttacaaccaatgtctgttcacatggACACTGAGTTGAGCCTAGTTCACTTAtgaaaaacaattctctcatttagaagctaaaattacatttagtcttttcacaaatagtttcatatttaaacatttaaattgcacaacaattccatgtgaatctgataaactgtatcttggaaagtctacacattcaagttatgtcatcctatcatcagtaataatgtctcagatgacaactgatctgatatcatattctttaagtaccaatgcatattttcaactggttggattaccgaaatatggttctggTCCCAACCCTTTTGATGTTTTcagactctctatgttaacaaacgGCTTTCCAAGAGtaactctgtagtgtagtgtagtgagagagagagagacataaacctGGCCAACTACATGACAGtgcccttccaaatcatgtccaatcaatttgaatttaccacaggtggactcaaattaagttgtagaaacatctcaaggatgatcaatggaaacaggatgcaccagagctcaatttcgagtctcttagcaaaaggtctgaatacttatgtaaataaggtatttatgtttttatttgtaataaatgtgcaaatatttctaaaaacctgttcactttgtcattatggggtattgtgtgtagattgagggacactttttttgttgttgacattttAGAATagggatgtaacgtaacaaaatgcggaaaacatcaaggtgtctgaatactttctgaatgcactgtaagtgttgAACATTAATGAATAGCAGATGTGGATGTCCAAGTATGAATGTTCATCAGCAAAGAGGATAGTTCACACACATTGTAACATATGTCACAATATTCATATTTCCGAGCCTGTCTCCACCCATTAGGTCTTCATCAGAGACTTAGGCCTATTTAGGAGAGCTGATTTATTGATTGTTCAGAACATTGCAGGTCACTCTAAAGAAACTTCGCTTTAACAGTCAACCTGCCTGTGCTTTGTGTTCTCTCTTCTCCAGCTTCTATGCAGACTTTGGCCCGCTCAACCTGGCCATGTTTTATCGCTTCTGTTGCAAGCTCACTAAAAAGCTCAAGGTAAAGGAACTCTgtaaccttacacacacacacacacactgacagaggaCTTGGTCAATTGATAGTCAACTGTTTTCTCAGCCTAACCAAACAGAAGTTATGTCACACTAGTCAGAAATGGGTAATGTTTGTAGATTATTGAAGAGAATGTTGGCAGGGTTTTAGAACTCATGATTTGTAGAGCATTGTAGTCTGGTAAACCCAGACTCTTTCAGCAACTTTGAtaaaggggaaaaaatatattttcgggGTGGGTCCTCTTCAGACAGACAACTCTCCCAACAAATCTCGAGGCAGACATGCCAGAACGTCGGGATTCGAAACCAAAGTTTGCAGGCAAAACCTTTTGCAGTGGATTTAGTGAAGGTAGTTGATTCAAACTAGCCACTTGCGAAATGCACTCATTTAAAAATAACCTCTGTGATCTCCGTCTTGCTAGCtactatttagtattttattcaaGCGAATAAGGTAGTGACGCAGTTCCTCTATGCCAAACTGAAGTTCTATTGTTAAACTGGAATAATATAACATTTTGGGAGGAACTCGGGATGTCTAGAGAAACTAAGAGCATTGAGTTCAGAGATCTCCTAATCCAGTCCTGGACACTCAATGACAGTCTGACTTATAGCAGGCCTAGGCCTATTGGCGTAAGACAAGCTCATATGGAtaaagttgtgacaaaataaaaagaaatcaatTTATTAccataaattccggactataagccacaacttttttcccagctttgaacctcgcggcttaaacaatgacgcggctaatatatggatttttcccgctttcaatttttttctccaaaaaaacaaacattctgtgacgtgctcagttttttggcggcatgaagctttcattagaccaatgaaattgccgaacgggttaaggtcaaacaacttttttgtttactgtttagattaaatcgagcgctctcaaacttcccattattctgattacggtagtcattttgtcaccctcatcatggcaaagacacggagaaatgcgtATGATgccgctttcaagttgaaggcgattgatctggctgttggagaaggaaatagagctgctgcacgggagcttggtcttaatgagtcgataagacgttggaaacagcagcgtgaggaattgactcagtgcaaaaagacaactaaagcttacagctaattttttgttacaagccgtgtttcgttaaagcctatttatttttgttacaagccgtgtttcgttaaagcctgtgtaaagttaatttgtttcaatgtaccggtaggcacctgcggcttatagacatgtgcggcttatttatgttcaaaataatatatattttttaaattcagtgggtgcggcttatactcaggtgcgcttaatagtccggaaattacggtactcttCTGTATGTTGTCAACTCTACTTGCTATGTTGTTAGTCTGTCGTAGTCAGGGATCAGGATTGTTTTGTGTAGTGATGTGCAGCAGCGTCAGGCAGCCTAGTAGttaaaagcgttgggccagtaaccgaaaggttgctggttcaaatcccgagCTGAAGAGGTGAAAAgtctctgtgcccttgagcaaggcacttaaagatgcactatgcagaaatcactccgccatttcctggtcactaaaattctaatagttcgcctcatttcagtttgtgacaaaacaagcaagtatagtgtagagaatcattgtacagtctaaaccgctgtgaaatatattttccatagcaAAAAAATATTAtactttcagctgtttgaagctggtgtacaaaaccgaaagtaaaagatgcaaaaaagaAACGTAAGAACGGAAAACATAAAATAGCGCACTTACAGATCTACCACTTCGTAGACttgttttcaatgagaatgacagatctataacacacatttctatgtgaatttggtcgggtcgcccaaaaagttacatattgcaactgtaagtcactctagaTCACagcgtctgcaaaatgacttaaatgtaattggctaattgttattttgttgtcatCTGGATCAGTCATGCACACTAGCGAAGAAGAAGATAGTCTTCTACACCTGTGGAGATCAAAAGAAACAAGCCAACGCTGCTTATCTTATTGGTTCATATGCAGTAAGTATTTCTCACTCAGCAGAGAAGTCCTACTGATTGATAGCCCTGAACCAATGATAGATTGAATGTTACCGGGTAATAAAAGTGCTTGTGAATCTTCATTTTAATGTTGCTGCTGTTCTCCGTTAGTAGGTCCTCCGTAATGCTGGCCTGTGTTTGTTTGAAGGTGATGCATCTTCAGAAGACGCCAGAGGAAGCCTACAGTCTACTGGTGTCCAGGAACTCTACCTACTTACCgttcaggtaaacacacacacaaatgcatgcatacatatacaaaCACAGAACTTCTAGAGAGAGAAACTCCTAAAGAGCACACATTAGAATGTAGTGCCAATCACAATTGATCAACGTCGTATTGTTAAGCTTTTATGACCCTGTATTTATTTAGTCCTTTTAAATGTGGTATGAATGCTTTATGCAGATGGATTTGAATTTTTTCTAAATGTAATTGTTTTGTCTGTTTTTAACAGAGATGCCTCTTTTGGAACCTGCATGTACAATTTGAACATTCTAGACTGCTTGTGCGCCATATACAAGGTACCACGCTTCAGTCAGTCCGATGTTAGTCTAACAAGTTCATTTGCAGTTGCACATTTTatgaaatgtaaaacattttgcaTAGCGTTCCATGCTCTAATTGAAATGTACTCCCATAAAATGCATCTCCAGGCTCTGCAGTTTGGCTGGCTTGATTTCTCCCATTTTGATGTGGAGGAATACGAACATTACGAGGTAAGTTTATCGCTATCGTTCTTCAGAATGCAACTTGGGTAAACACAAAGGATTCGtaattgtctgtctgtgtctctttgtTGCAGAGAGCAGAAAATGGAGATTTCAACTGGATAATTCCTGGAAAATTCCTAGCGTTCAGCGGTCCTCATCCAAAAAGCAAAATGGAGAACGGTAGGTTGAAACCCTCCAGATTAGCTTTCTTCAATCTGAGCTGTAAGGACATGTTTGCATTTTTTATGTTTTAATGCCAATGTGGAACACGCTGCCACATTGATCTTTTCCCCGCTAAGAATGACTGGCAAATTAACTCCCTTACACTGTGTAGCCTGTACTTGCAAAGTGGACATCGAAAACATGACGCATTTCAGTCACAGAACTTTATAAAATGATCATTTTACAAGCATACACTTCCCCCCTACATGCCGTGTACAAATATATGTGACTTCAGGTGTGCAGAAGTAAAACAATTTCTACAAAAACATTTCGTTCTCTCCAGGTTACCCTCTTCATGCCCCCGAGGCCTACTTTCCTTACTTCAGGAAACACAATATCACAACCATCGTCCGTCTCAACAAGAAGATGTATGACGCAAAGCGTTTCACCGACATGGGCTTTGAGCACCACGACCTCTTCTTCGTGGACGGGAGCACGCCAAACGACTCCATCGTCAGGAAGTTCCTCAACATCTGTGAGAACGCAAACGGAGCTATCGCTGTTCACTGCAAAGGTACTTCATTACATTCACGCCTCAGTCCCAAATGAATGGGAAAGATTGGCAGCGTAACTCTGCTCAAACACTACATATCCCACTGATCCTAATGTTTTTCAGCTGGTCTGGGTCGAACAGGCACCCTGATAGGCTGCTACATGATGAAGCACTACCGCCTGACTGCGGCTGAGGCCATCGCCTGGATGCGTATCTGCCGGCCCGGATCAGTCATCGGACCACAACAAAACTTTGTAGAAGAGTATgtgtctgatttatctctagattCAATCCATTGTTGTGAAGGTTTTTGCTGTATAGATCAGTGGTCACCAGCTCTAGTCCTGGAGAGCCACAGGCAGACTAGCTCCAACCCAGCACTAACGCACCCAATTCAACTCAGGTTTTTCAGAGACATCTTGGATTGAGTTGAGTATCAATTGTTGAATCAATATCAAAGATGTTTTGTAGGGAGTCGTACAACTTCAATGTTGTTATCCCGTTATGCTGCAGTAAGCAGAGCAGTCTGTGGTCCGAGGGTGACGTGTTCCGGGAGAAAATGAACGAGCAGGAAAACGGCAAGCTGGCTGTCACCAGGATCCTGTCGGGGGTCGATGACATCACCATCAACGGCAGCAACAACAGCAAGATGTCCAAGAAAGAAGAGGCGGAACTGGTAAGAGCTTTGGAAATCCTGTCTGGTTACTTTGATGTCAAGAAATTGAATAAACCTTAATGtcaagaaaggagggagggaacagTGAGTTAATGGATTCCTCTGTCTGTGTACCTCGTTTTCTTACCATTTGTCATTCATCTCCCTCAGTATAATGACGATGAGGAGATGAATGGCATCACGCAGGGTGATAAACTGCGAGCCCTGAAAAGCAAGAGACAGGCCAGAGCATCCACAGGCTCCCTATCGTAAGTATCCCATCTACCTTCAACTCCCATCATGCATCACACTGACTTGTTTCAGGATACTGAAATAAGTGAACCCCCCATTCGCTGCATTTGGTTGAGTTATCAAATTGATTAAATGGGTTTATTTTGTCCTTAAAGTTCATAGAATTGTAATTAGGGGAGGGGAGTAGGAACAGGCTTTGTAGTCATGTTATCCAAGTCATCCATTGTATTGAAGTTGAGGTTTCATTAGGATTCTAACTTGAGATCATTTGGTATTGTAGTTTCCTTTTTGGATGTCATTTCATGCTCCCCCATTCATTCTTGGGTGGCAAGGATTTGATTTTAGCCTAATGATAGTTGGCCCATTATAGGTATATGTACTATGGGTTGTAATACAGGTTTTGGGTTGATATAACAGTCCacttgttgttctgttgttgccATGCATTTGGTCTTGTAGTCATCATGGTTTATTTTTCATTGTCTGCCTCAAAACCATATAGTAGCTGCAACTCATGATTCTAACACTGATAGACAATTTTCTCATCATCAACAATAGTCAATGTAGAATGACTGAAAGTAGTGTCTTACAAGCCCATATGAGCTGGGCACACTGCGCTATTTTAATGAGCGCCAGATTTACTATTTTAATGGCCGCCATGTTCCACTGAGAACCAAATGCGAATGTTATGGTTGTGGAACATTTGGTGCCAACATGGAGGACTGTTTGTAGACCACTGTGAACACCTATGGCTGTGGGTTTTGTTATCCCGTGGCAGGCAGGCGGTAGTATACTGCTGGAGCCTCTTAGGCACCGTGTGGCCAGAATGCTGTCTGGATTGTCTGCCTTTCAAaatgtagcagagagagcaagacagagagggaaaaaaactgaGAGAAAAACTGAGAGAGGAAGTGAGGTTTTGTATCATGGAGGTAAGTGCATGTCACTTCTTGTCTGACTAGCTTCCTCTTCCTGTATAAATGGTCGCCATGCCAATGGATGTATGGCTTTTGGGTGACTGCGGTACGATAAGGTATCCTGTGGGTGGATAATGTGATGAATGATTTTGGTCACCTGCTCGGGCACGTGCTGCTTTGATATGCACAGGCTAGCAAGGGTGAGAACTGGGAATCTCCAGTAGACAGGGATTCCGAGGACTACTTATACTATTGATTGAGACAGCTGCTCAACAGAATGTGGTTTCTCCATCGTCATGGATACATCGATATGCTCTGAGATTGGCTGTTCATGGAAGCCCAAACCTTGCCCTCCTATTATTTAACCATTTAGTTTTTCTCAGTGAAAGGGACTGAAATGGATAATGCAACATTGACTGTGGGCACGTGTGATCTATTTTTACCTCCTAtgcataacaaaaaaaaaaaagcatgatTTAACCTTTTGAACATGCATGGCCTCTGTATTGTACCTAATATGTTGTAAGTGTTGGACCAGGTTGAATGTAAAATGGCTGttctttttccattgtgttagTGACTGGGTCAGTGCCTGCCCACTGTCCGTGCCTTGCTTCTTCCTGCCTAAAAATCTTCTCTACTAAACCAAACCCACATTTATCTTGCAAGAATCCCTCATTGACTCTTGTCGTAGTAAGGGTCCAATCACCATAGGCCACTTTCATCAGCCTATTGTATTCATGTCTTGAGAATTATGTTGCTAATTATTTTCATGAAAGTCTCAGTTTCTTTCCGCCAGTATCTTCCACGGGAACAGTTAGACTCAGATTATGTTCTAGATTAAGTGTATCCTGCACATGATTGTCAAATGCCCTTGGTGTTCACTGTGAGAACACTCCTCGAGACGACATTTGGGCCTCTGGACTAAGAGGTGTATAAGCCCAGTTATTTTTAGGTGATGTATTTACAAACACACATTGTGTGAAGCTTTTCTTCAGTTGTCTAGGCCTGTGGAGGTGCCTTTGTTCTTGCACCGTGTCCTTGATTGCCTTCTCCATTGAAGTCAGTCTTTCAGAGTAAACTGGAAGCAAGCTTTGGTGTTTCCTTACTGATTCTCAATGTTGAACCATACTTAGGCCTATAACTGCGCAAACACCGGAGATGGTAGACTCTGAAATGCGCCACTAGACCACCATTTGGGAAACCGTTTTAGCATGCTGTGGAAAACAAGTTGTGTAAAATCAATGCAAGAATTTGGGAGGTGGTGAGACTTGAATTGGTGAACTTAGCaggtaccttctctgctatggtGAAAAGACtttactttttgttttattttgtagcCTGGGTGCCTAACTGTTTCAGcatttaataatgccactttgcTGCCTTGTCAATCAAGATAACAACCAGTTGGCTGAAATGGAAAGTGTCTGGCACCCAGGTTACAGGCTAGTGGATATGTACAGTAGGACTCAGGACGGGGCGTTGCTGTTGGCTAAGCCTGACCCAGTTCCAGTGGAAAAGAGAACGAGTGAGATTCTCTCCTCtggatgtctctctgtctatccttcTTTCTGTCATGTTTTTGTTTCTGTTCTGTTTGGATGTTTTCCCCCTCCTCCTTTAGATGGTTGGTAGCCATGCTGCTCTCGTCCCTGTGTAGCCTTGCCCTGTGGTGGATTGTGTATGGCTTCCCTTCTTCCATCCTGCATTTCTGTATAGACGGGTTAGGATTTCACTGAGCTCTCCTGTCCGCCCGTCCCCCAAACTCTTCCCCCTTCCGGAGTCTAACTGAGAATGCTGTAAGTGTGCCCCCTCACATTAATAACCCCCTCAAGAGTTTATGTGCCGGGGCCCCTCCTCCCGTCCCCCATCCTCACCTTTCTTTACACTTTTAAATATCCTTCAGAGTTCTGGTATAAGTTTTGTCACACCCTGGCTGCAACTGACTTTTTTTTGCAAACGAGGTGAGTAGGGATCACGTTTCTGTGATGTGTTACTTAGCCTTTTGTCAGTCTTGGAGAGTTTTGGAAATGCCTTTTTTTGCTTTTTAACTTCAAGCACTGCCAGTAATAACCGCTTCCTGCTTATATATTTCACTCCTTGAATCTCTGTTTTGGAATAATTTTACCAGTAGCTGCAAATCAGCAAAGCCAATGCAAATCACTCCCACCCCAACTGAATAGTGCGCTTAAAGCAGTCGGTGAAAGCAGATATTGATCCAATTCCTAATTCAAGTGCTACAACCAGCTTATATTTGACCTCTGGCAAGCCTCCAGCACCTGAATAACCAACAAAGTGCTTCTATTGCCTCACATTCAACTTTGCATCAAACTCTGAGCCAAAGTTCCTCTGAGCCATGAGTAAATGAATGCTCAACATCTTAAATGTTCTGGATTATTCTGCGGCTGCTGCCtgtttgctctctctgtctctgcatctcCAAGCTGTGTGGTCTCaatctcctcctgtctgtctttctccctcccttgcTGTTGATGTTGAAatatggtgtgtgtttgtgtgtttacagacaagaagaaaaaaacaccCACAGCAGGTCATCGCAGTCTTTAAGGTACTTAAACGCTTCCTGATTGAGAACTCAACTAGACCGATTGTCCGGCTGCACAGTATGGGGCCGTTTGTTCACTTGCTGTCGAGGTGGTGTGTTAATTAAAGGGACACCCCGCCATTGGCAACTGAAGGCCATCATGTTCGCCCGTTTCTACGTGTTGCATCGGTTTGCAAATTACGGCCGGCACTCTGTTCAGAGGGGCTAAGAACTCTCGGCCGGCAGGCGCTTGACAATCCTACCAGTCTGTCCGTTCTCTAAGTATttggtctctctctgctccaggATTCTCCTTCAGTCCAGTGGGCAGAGCTGTAAAGCTGTGGTGAACCCCTCCCATCTCCCTGATGCCTCCGAGAAAAGGAAAAGAACCAGAACCTCACTGCCTGCCAATAGTTTGGGGGGCAGGTTAGTGTCAAGGTCTCCAATAAGCCGTGCTATTGAATTCCAACTAGTACTTTCATCGACAGCAGTGCAATATTAATGTGAAAGTCTGTATAAGGTGTGAGTAAGTTAGGATTTGTCAGAGGTAATGCTGATCTAGTTTGCTCTATTTCTCGTATTTGTTAGCTGAATATTCTGTCAAATGTTTGaaggttttatatatatatatatatatatatatatatatatatatatatatatatatatatatatatatataatagactcagtcaTACAGAAAAGAGTTGACACAAGTGTGTGAAGTAAACTGGACAGAATGAGCCATAGCCATACATGGTTTATGATAGCTCGAttaaccccttccctcctctGCCAGCTCCCTGTGCCACTCCAGACTAGCCAGGTCTCTAGACAGCATGCATGTAGTGGCCAGTGACAGAGAGCCAGTGTGCCGTGAGCCCAGTGCCTGCCGTAGAGACACAGTCAACCTGCCCAACCTAAACATGCTGCAGGTCCCTCGGAAGGCAAGCCCCTCCTCAACCCTTTCTCTGGGCTCAACCTCACTCTCTCCTACTCTGCGGGTCCCCCACACACCAAGGGTCTGCTTAACTTTACATTTCATAAGAGCAAACGCCTTCTATATCTGTTTGTACTCTAGGCTTCCGACACTCCGGCTCAAACAATTG
Protein-coding regions in this window:
- the cdc14b gene encoding dual specificity protein phosphatase CDC14C isoform X6; translated protein: MKRKSEKRRPESMKKRRAAQREEAELKSDIHISVSDQLYFAVLQQKIKSTADRHCFCIDDELSYENFYADFGPLNLAMFYRFCCKLTKKLKSCTLAKKKIVFYTCGDQKKQANAAYLIGSYAVMHLQKTPEEAYSLLVSRNSTYLPFRDASFGTCMYNLNILDCLCAIYKALQFGWLDFSHFDVEEYEHYERAENGDFNWIIPGKFLAFSGPHPKSKMENGYPLHAPEAYFPYFRKHNITTIVRLNKKMYDAKRFTDMGFEHHDLFFVDGSTPNDSIVRKFLNICENANGAIAVHCKAGLGRTGTLIGCYMMKHYRLTAAEAIAWMRICRPGSVIGPQQNFVEDKQSSLWSEGDVFREKMNEQENGKLAVTRILSGVDDITINGSNNSKMSKKEEAELYNDDEEMNGITQGDKLRALKSKRQARASTGSLSQEEKNTHSRSSQSLRILLQSSGQSCKAVVNPSHLPDASEKRKRTRTSLPANSLGGRRTVSRRRRTRCSLQSMRLTRLCYSIPTARAPVLR
- the cdc14b gene encoding dual specificity protein phosphatase CDC14C isoform X5, with amino-acid sequence MKRKSEKRRPESMKKRRAAQREEAELKSDIHISVSDQLYFAVLQQKIKSTADRHCFCIDDELSYENFYADFGPLNLAMFYRFCCKLTKKLKSCTLAKKKIVFYTCGDQKKQANAAYLIGSYAVMHLQKTPEEAYSLLVSRNSTYLPFRDASFGTCMYNLNILDCLCAIYKALQFGWLDFSHFDVEEYEHYERAENGDFNWIIPGKFLAFSGPHPKSKMENGYPLHAPEAYFPYFRKHNITTIVRLNKKMYDAKRFTDMGFEHHDLFFVDGSTPNDSIVRKFLNICENANGAIAVHCKAGLGRTGTLIGCYMMKHYRLTAAEAIAWMRICRPGSVIGPQQNFVEDKQSSLWSEGDVFREKMNEQENGKLAVTRILSGVDDITINGSNNSKMSKKEEAELYNDDEEMNGITQGDKLRALKSKRQARASTGSLSQEEKNTHSRSSQSLRILLQSSGQSCKAVVNPSHLPDASEKRKRTRTSLPANSLGGSSLCHSRLARSLDSMHVVASDREPVCREPSACRRDTVNLPNLNMLQVPRKLLHTNS
- the cdc14b gene encoding dual specificity protein phosphatase CDC14C isoform X4, with amino-acid sequence MKRKSEKRRPESMKKRRAAQREEAELKSDIHISVSDQLYFAVLQQKIKSTADRHCFCIDDELSYENFYADFGPLNLAMFYRFCCKLTKKLKSCTLAKKKIVFYTCGDQKKQANAAYLIGSYAVMHLQKTPEEAYSLLVSRNSTYLPFRDASFGTCMYNLNILDCLCAIYKALQFGWLDFSHFDVEEYEHYERAENGDFNWIIPGKFLAFSGPHPKSKMENGYPLHAPEAYFPYFRKHNITTIVRLNKKMYDAKRFTDMGFEHHDLFFVDGSTPNDSIVRKFLNICENANGAIAVHCKAGLGRTGTLIGCYMMKHYRLTAAEAIAWMRICRPGSVIGPQQNFVEDKQSSLWSEGDVFREKMNEQENGKLAVTRILSGVDDITINGSNNSKMSKKEEAELYNDDEEMNGITQGDKLRALKSKRQARASTGSLSQEEKNTHSRSSQSLRILLQSSGQSCKAVVNPSHLPDASEKRKRTRTSLPANSLGGSSLCHSRLARSLDSMHVVASDREPVCREPSACRRDTVNLPNLNMLQVPRKTHCVQKTENSMLFTIDALNETMLLHTNS
- the cdc14b gene encoding dual specificity protein phosphatase CDC14A isoform X10; this encodes MKRKSEKRRPESMKKRRAAQREEAELKSDIHISVSDQLYFAVLQQKIKSTADRHCFCIDDELSYENFYADFGPLNLAMFYRFCCKLTKKLKSCTLAKKKIVFYTCGDQKKQANAAYLIGSYAVMHLQKTPEEAYSLLVSRNSTYLPFRDASFGTCMYNLNILDCLCAIYKALQFGWLDFSHFDVEEYEHYERAENGDFNWIIPGKFLAFSGPHPKSKMENGYPLHAPEAYFPYFRKHNITTIVRLNKKMYDAKRFTDMGFEHHDLFFVDGSTPNDSIVRKFLNICENANGAIAVHCKAGLGRTGTLIGCYMMKHYRLTAAEAIAWMRICRPGSVIGPQQNFVEDKQSSLWSEGDVFREKMNEQENGKLAVTRILSGVDDITINGSNNSKMSKKEEAELYNDDEEMNGITQGDKLRALKSKRQARASTGSLSQAVVYCWSLLGTVWPECCLDCLPFKM
- the cdc14b gene encoding dual specificity protein phosphatase CDC14C isoform X1 encodes the protein MKRKSEKRRPESMKKRRAAQREEAELKSDIHISVSDQLYFAVLQQKIKSTADRHCFCIDDELSYENFYADFGPLNLAMFYRFCCKLTKKLKSCTLAKKKIVFYTCGDQKKQANAAYLIGSYAVMHLQKTPEEAYSLLVSRNSTYLPFRDASFGTCMYNLNILDCLCAIYKALQFGWLDFSHFDVEEYEHYERAENGDFNWIIPGKFLAFSGPHPKSKMENGYPLHAPEAYFPYFRKHNITTIVRLNKKMYDAKRFTDMGFEHHDLFFVDGSTPNDSIVRKFLNICENANGAIAVHCKAGLGRTGTLIGCYMMKHYRLTAAEAIAWMRICRPGSVIGPQQNFVEDKQSSLWSEGDVFREKMNEQENGKLAVTRILSGVDDITINGSNNSKMSKKEEAELYNDDEEMNGITQGDKLRALKSKRQARASTGSLSQEEKNTHSRSSQSLRILLQSSGQSCKAVVNPSHLPDASEKRKRTRTSLPANSLGGSSLCHSRLARSLDSMHVVASDREPVCREPSACRRDTVNLPNLNMLQVPRKASPSSTLSLGSTSLSPTLRVPHTPRTHCVQKTENSMLFTIDALNETMLLHTNS
- the cdc14b gene encoding dual specificity protein phosphatase CDC14C isoform X3; the protein is MKRKSEKRRPESMKKRRAAQREEAELKSDIHISVSDQLYFAVLQQKIKSTADRHCFCIDDELSYENFYADFGPLNLAMFYRFCCKLTKKLKSCTLAKKKIVFYTCGDQKKQANAAYLIGSYAVMHLQKTPEEAYSLLVSRNSTYLPFRDASFGTCMYNLNILDCLCAIYKALQFGWLDFSHFDVEEYEHYERAENGDFNWIIPGKFLAFSGPHPKSKMENGYPLHAPEAYFPYFRKHNITTIVRLNKKMYDAKRFTDMGFEHHDLFFVDGSTPNDSIVRKFLNICENANGAIAVHCKAGLGRTGTLIGCYMMKHYRLTAAEAIAWMRICRPGSVIGPQQNFVEDKQSSLWSEGDVFREKMNEQENGKLAVTRILSGVDDITINGSNNSKMSKKEEAELYNDDEEMNGITQGDKLRALKSKRQARASTGSLSQEEKNTHSRSSQSLRILLQSSGQSCKAVVNPSHLPDASEKRKRTRTSLPANSLGGSSLCHSRLARSLDSMHVVASDREPVCREPSACRRDTVNLPNLNMLQVPRKASPSSTLSLGSTSLSPTLRVPHTPRLLHTNS
- the cdc14b gene encoding dual specificity protein phosphatase CDC14C isoform X2 → MTEDNVTKSIEIIKDQLYFAVLQQKIKSTADRHCFCIDDELSYENFYADFGPLNLAMFYRFCCKLTKKLKSCTLAKKKIVFYTCGDQKKQANAAYLIGSYAVMHLQKTPEEAYSLLVSRNSTYLPFRDASFGTCMYNLNILDCLCAIYKALQFGWLDFSHFDVEEYEHYERAENGDFNWIIPGKFLAFSGPHPKSKMENGYPLHAPEAYFPYFRKHNITTIVRLNKKMYDAKRFTDMGFEHHDLFFVDGSTPNDSIVRKFLNICENANGAIAVHCKAGLGRTGTLIGCYMMKHYRLTAAEAIAWMRICRPGSVIGPQQNFVEDKQSSLWSEGDVFREKMNEQENGKLAVTRILSGVDDITINGSNNSKMSKKEEAELYNDDEEMNGITQGDKLRALKSKRQARASTGSLSQEEKNTHSRSSQSLRILLQSSGQSCKAVVNPSHLPDASEKRKRTRTSLPANSLGGSSLCHSRLARSLDSMHVVASDREPVCREPSACRRDTVNLPNLNMLQVPRKASPSSTLSLGSTSLSPTLRVPHTPRTHCVQKTENSMLFTIDALNETMLLHTNS